The genomic interval GACGTCTTCCTGAAAGCCAAGTGTCCCGTGGACACCTGCGAACTGACTGCCAATCGCGATCTGGCCAGCACGGCCGACATGATCCTCTACAAGGATCACTACATACCCACGGGCATTCGGCGGCCCAGCAACTCCAAGCAGGTGTCCATGCTGTACTATCTGGAGTGCCCGTATCACACGCAGAATGTCAAGGTGCCCGATGCCATCAACTGGACGGCCACCTACAGGTGGGTCTATATCTATTAGCTATATTACATTATTTTCTTCGAATTCCGCTGTGAAAATACTTTGATATTGAAGACTTGAGTTATCTTCTCGGAATGTACAAAAGTTCTTAAATCATATTCTTCTTTGCAGACGTGACAGTACGATTGTCGCACCCTATGAAAAGTGGCAGTACTACGACACAAaggtgcagcagcaggagcaggataTCAACTACTCCGTCAACAAGACCAAGAAAGTGGCCTGGTTTGTGTCCAACTGTGGAGCGAGGAATGGCCGGCTCCAATATGCCCATGAACTGCAAAAATATATCGAGGTACAAATAACTACATAATAATAGTCCAATAATGTCTACTAATGGTTTTCCACCAGGTTGACATCTATGGAGCGTGTGGCAACTTCAAGTGCTCCCGCAGCACGGCGGACAAGTGCTTCGAGATCCTGGACAACGACTATAAGTTCTATCTGGCGTTCGAGAACTCCAACTGCAAGGACTACATCACGGAGAAGTTCTTCGTGAATGCGCTGAACAGAAGGGTTCTGCCCATTGTCATGGGCGCCCGGCCAGAGGACTACGAGGTGAGTGCTCCGCGAAGGTCCTACATCCACGTGGACGAGTTCTCCTCGCCCAAGGAGCTGGCCGAGTATCTGCGCATCCTGGACCACGACGACGAGCTATACAACTCGTACTTCAAGTGGAAGGGCACCGGCGAGTTCATCAACACGTACTACTGGTGTCGCGTGTGTGCCACGCTCCACAACGAGGAGCAACTGCGGAAGCCACGCTGGTACACGGATCTCAATGACTGGTGGCGGGGACCCGGAGTCTGCACGACGAGATCATGGCGCAACTTCAAGGCACGCAAGGACGTCATCAGCGACTCCAGCGACGACTGAGTCCAGGTGTTAGATGCGATCCAGATCGTGGGCATGGGCAATGTGTAGATCAAATGGCATTATCATTCATCAGTGAGTCGTTCGCTTCTGAATTTGTTGTTTCGTAGGTATCACCTTCTCCACTTTCACTATCACTATCCACCGGATGGGTCCCTTCTCATTTCGGAAAATACAATCGTGCAATAGTTAGTCttaaatcgaaatcgaaatgaataattgccaaatattatattatttaaatgatttgCTGACACCTATTCTATAAAGTAGTTAATatctttatttaaaaacctcCGATTTCTAGTCCAAATTATTTTTGAGAACAGAAAAATCGACCCATCCTACGCTAATCCATGTGTAAAGAGTTAAGAGTCGCTTCGTTTTTGTCGGAGTTTTACGTAAATGTTTTTGTAGTTAGTTAGTAAGCTAACCTAAAAcctaaatcaaatcaaatcgagGAGGCACGAGCTCGGGAGCGACTAAAGGATTCCCGTGCCGACCATTGTAACATATACAATACCAGATGCGTAAGAGAACGTAGAAACCTAGTCTAGTTATATATGGATATACAAGTGCTATGTATACATAGTTCGGTAATTTATATAGTTGTTTAAACTACAAGCAAGTCCAAAATAGACCGTAATGAGTAAATGACAGGCAAGTTAAAGTAGTTCGACATTAAAAAGCTTAACTCAAGTGAGAGGAGGCATCAGCTATATAGATTAGATCTTTTGTAAGTGTTTTTGTAAGCAACCAGCAAACACAATGGCTCGACCTGAAATAAGTTGCCTGTTATTAGAGCGCACTTTCTTTTCCAGGTTTAATTTTCTGTTTTAGTCTTTATCTAGACCGGCTTTTAGTTAAAATATTAGCTGTTGAGAGCT from Drosophila mauritiana strain mau12 chromosome 3L, ASM438214v1, whole genome shotgun sequence carries:
- the LOC117139857 gene encoding glycoprotein 3-alpha-L-fucosyltransferase A codes for the protein MRRPKISLKKYFYLTLICALLLIFGFSLKEREIWKTLSPRSSQITTQQQQHQHLHQLQSMDEEHPMATSSTPPPLAATLLPEMADNLVEEPEQTVLEEEESEADRLQEPPAEKAWFFKNGEYYPKPAKTYSNRKARKRHAPRLLPHQDPYSDRIINQLMYVPHNYDEIKSSGKLKTILLYNGLGPWNVKKGRDVFLKAKCPVDTCELTANRDLASTADMILYKDHYIPTGIRRPSNSKQVSMLYYLECPYHTQNVKVPDAINWTATYRRDSTIVAPYEKWQYYDTKVQQQEQDINYSVNKTKKVAWFVSNCGARNGRLQYAHELQKYIEVDIYGACGNFKCSRSTADKCFEILDNDYKFYLAFENSNCKDYITEKFFVNALNRRVLPIVMGARPEDYEVSAPRRSYIHVDEFSSPKELAEYLRILDHDDELYNSYFKWKGTGEFINTYYWCRVCATLHNEEQLRKPRWYTDLNDWWRGPGVCTTRSWRNFKARKDVISDSSDD